Below is a window of Moorella thermoacetica DNA.
CAATTTGCCCGGCTGGATGAATTTCCTGATGAAAATCGACCCCCTGACCTACGGCGTTGACGCCCTGCGCCGCCTCATCTACGCCGGTGCCGACCCCCGGGTACTGGAGTTCCTGGTCCACTACAGCCTGGGCTTCGACCTAACCGTTATCACCGCGATGGTCCTGATTCTGGGCTTCCTCGGCTCCTGGTCCTTCAGCCGCCAGGAATAGAGCAAATAGGACACTCCTGCACCACCCATAAAAAAACCGCCCCCTGGGTGAGGGGGCAGGCAGTGCTGGTCTTCAGGTTTAAACATCATAATACAAAACGAACTCATAGGGATGGGGACGCAGCTTGATCTGGTTGATCTCCCGCTTTTGCTTGTATTCAATCCAGGCGTTGATGAGGTCCTCGTCGAAGACGCCTCCCTGAAGCAGGAACTCGTGGTCTTTTTCCAGGGCGGCGATGGCTTCCTCCAGGGAGTCGGGCAGGGACTTCACCCTGGCCGCTTCTTCCGGCGGCAGGTCATAGATATCTTTATCCAGGGGCTCGCCGGGGTGGATCTTGTTCTTAATACCGTCCAGGCCGGCCATTAACAGGGCGGCAAAGGCCAGGTACGGGTTGCAGGAAGGATCGGGCGGCCGGTATTCGATCCTCTTGGCGGCCGGGCTGCTGGAGTACATGGGAATGCGGATGGCCGCGCTGCGGTTACGCTGGGAGTAAACCAGGTTGACGGGGGCTTCAAAGCCGGGCACCAATCGTTTGAAGGAGTTGGTGGTCGGGCTGCAGAAGGCCGTCAGGACGGGGGCGTGTTTTAACAAACCGCCGATATAATACAGGGCCAGTTCGCTAAGCCCCGCATAACCATTGGCATCGTAGAAGAGGGGTTCGTTACCCTTCCACAGGCTCTGGTGGACGTGCATGCCCGAGCCGTTGTCCTGGAAAACCGGTTTGGGCATGAAGGTAGCCGTCTTATTATGCTTGATGGCCACATTCTTGACCACATATTTGAACATCATCAGCTGGTCGGCCATCCGGGTCAGGGGGGCGTACTTCATATCGATCTCGCCCTGGCCGGCAGTAGCCACCTCGTGGTGATGGGCTTCCACGGCGATGCCCATCTGCTTCAGCAGCAGGACCATCTCCGTCCGCAAGTTTTGCAGGGTGTCGGTAGGTGGTACCGGGAAATAACCTTCTTTATAGCGCGGCCGGTAGCCGAGGTTGGGATGACCGTTCATTTCCACGCCCGAGTTCCAGAAGCCTTCATCAGAATCCAGGAAATAGTAACCAGCGTACTGGCTCTGGTCAAAGCGGACATGATCGAGGATAAAGAACTCGGCCTCGGGTCCCCAGTAACTGGTATCGGCAATGCCGGTCTCCTTTAGATAGGCTTCAGCCTTTTTGGCCACAAACCGGGGATCGCGGTTGTAATTCTGCCCGGTCATAGGGTCGTAGACATTGCATACCAGGCTGAGGGTGGGCACATCACAGAAGGGATCGATAAAGGCGGTATCGGGGTCGGGAACTAAGATCATATCGCTCTCGTTAATGGTTTTAAAACCGCGAATGCTGGAGCCGTCAAAACCCACGCCGCTGGTAAAAGCGCCTTCATCGAATTCGTCTAAGGGCACACTGAAGTGCTGCCAGGTCCCTGGCAGGTCGATAAATTTGAGATCGACCATCTGGATATTGTTCTTTCGGGCCATCTCAAGTACTTCGCCTGGTGTCTTACTCATGCCGGTAACTCCTTTCCCGTGAGATCAAATTAAACTTTGGTAGCCCAAATCTAGGAGCAACAGGTACGGCTTTTTAAATAGCCTGCCGGTTGCTATTTTGGAGCCTCCTGCTGGTGTCGCATTAACGATACGGAGGTCTTGTTCTAAAATCGCTACCCAGGAACGCTACTATCCACCTCCTCCAGCAGGCCTAAATTAAAAAATAAAAGACGCCAACCAGGGGGTGTTATACCCCCGGGGCGTCTTTGCCCTTACAGACACTCATTGCCTTATTCAATTACAACTCAGCCGGACATCTTTGTCCGTTTATTATAATATACCACCCCGCTGGTTTTGGCAAGTAGAAAATTAAACCCGGTTTATTCGTTCGTTTCCCTTTAAGATACTATTTCCAGGCCAATCCTTATTTGGTCAATTCCCGGCTGAAAGCTACTTTGAACTCCCGGGGCTGGTCCAGGCGCACCAATTCCAGGCTCAGGCGGTCCAGGGTGGCAGGTGTTGGCCGGCCTTCTTCATCCCAGCCGCGACGGCGGTAATAGGCCGTAACCAGGCGTGGTAATTCAGTAAGGGGTCCGGCTGTAATCTCGCCTGCCTCGACACCCTCCCGCAGGAAACGCTCCGGCAGGGTATCGGCTTCCCGGCCCAGGCCTTCCCGCAGGTTAAAGGCCCGCTCCATGGTCAAGCTTCGTTCAGCCGCCCCCTTTAGGTCCTCCGGAGTTACCTCCGTACCTGTTACTGCCGTCATCATCTCAGCCATCTGTTCCAGGCTCAACCACCCGCCCAAGTAGGCAAAGAGGCAACCGACGCCTGTTTCCAGGGCTACCGTCGTTTCCTGGATGCGGCTTACCTGGCCCACCAGGTCTTCCCCTTCCCGGTCGGCGGCGAAGAGGCCGGCATGGAGGGCCTTGCCGTAGCAGTAACTACCCCCCAAGGCCGACACCACCATCCCCAGGCCGTGAAGGGGTCGCACCCTGGGGTCATAACCCGGCATCTCAATACCCTTGATGGTCATGGCGTATTCCCGGGCACCGGAACCAATATATGCCGCCATACGGTCCACGCCTTCCGCGAGAAGATCGCCGATACCGGCCCGGTAGGCTATCATGCGAATTAGCTCCATAGTGGCCTCCGGTCGCTCCCAGCCCAGGTCGAAGCCCTCCGCTTGCAGCAACCCCCTCTGCCGGAGCTCGTAGGCGAAGGCTATGCTGCCGCCGGTCGAGACCGTATCCAGGCCCAGGTCGTTACAGCGTTCATTGGCCATGGTCACCAGGTCGGGATCCAGGTGGCCCGGGTTGGCCCCCAGGGCCCAGTAAGTCTGGAACTCCGGCCCCTTGCGTTCCAGCAACCGCGGCAGATCGACCGGGTCGATATCCGCTTTCCAGGCCCCCTGGAAGTTACGGGTAGGTAGAATAGCCCCCTTCAGGGCTCCCGGCAAAGGCGCCCGGTGGTCCCGGCGTTCGACCAATTCCGCCTGACGGACCAGGATGCGCGACCAGAGGTCTTGCCTGGCTACCGGAACATCGGGTTCTGCTTCCACCACCAGGGCCTTGAGCCTTTTCGCCCCCATGACGGTGCCCACGCCCCCGCGGGCCGCCGTGCTATGGTCGCTAATAATGCTGGCGTAACGCACCAGATTTTCCCCGGCCGGGCCGATACAGGCCACCCGGGCCCCCTGGCCGTGGCGTCGGCGCAGTTCGGCCCGGGTATCCCCTGTACCCTTGCCCCAGAGGTCCCGGGCCGGCCGCAACTCCACCCGTCCCCGGGGACCCAGGTAGAGGTACACCGGTTCCTCCGCGCGGCCCGTCAGGAACAGCATCTCGTACCCCGCGCCGTGGAGCCAGGCGCCGAAATCGCTCCCGCCCACCGAGCGGAAAAAGCCGCCACTCAAAGGGCTTTTTGTTACCACCAGCCAGCGATTGACTCCCCTGGCCCCGCTGCCGGCCAGGGGCCCGGCAACAAAGATTAAAATATTCTCCGGGCCCAGAGGGTCTACCCCGGCGGTCCCTTCGCCGTAAAGGTAACGTGCTGCCAGGGGGCGGCCGCCGATAAAGTCCCGGCAGACCCGTGCCGGGATTTCTTCCTGGCGGATATTGCCGTCGCTTAAACTTACCCGTAAAATTTGCCGCTCCATCAAAAACACCCCGCCAATACTTTTCCTTTAGTATCGGCAGGGTGCTGCCGGCCTATTCTCTATCCAGCAACACGACCCGGGCCGGGGACGCTTCGGCTCCCAGGAGGCGCAGGGGCAGGGCCAGCATCTGATAAGCGCCGGGAGGCACCTCTCTCAGTCTGAGGCCCTCAATGATAATGATCCCTCGCTCCAACAAAGTCCGGTGGGTCGGGTAATCAGGCTGGTCCCGCTCCATCCCCAGGGCATCCAGGCCGACTCCGCGAACCCCTGCTTTAGCCAGGTGGGCAGCGGCCCCGGCATCCAGGTAGATAAAGTCGACTTCATTGCCGGCAGCCCAGGAGTTTTTAGTTTTCAACAGAATAAAATCGCCAATCCGGACCGGCTGGCCCGCCAGATCCCCGGCCGTAATGCGGTCGTTGACTGCCGTCAGGTCCAGCACCCGGCAGGAGCCGATTAAATACGACAGGTCCAGGTCGGCGGTGGTGCCCCCGCCCGGGATCACATGGGCGGGAGCATCGATATGGGTGCCGGTGTGGGTATCCAGGAGCCAGCGCGTTTCCCGCACGCCGTTTTCATAGTTACGAGTTATTTCCGTTTGCGGTTGCTTTTCCGCCCTGTTTTTGTAGACCGGCATACCGGGGTATATGGGCATGGATATGTCGTAGATCCGCAAGTTTTTCACCTTAAGAAATCGATTCTGCTCCATTTTCCTCCCACCAGCGGCGAGCATCGCAAATTAATAGTCTCTGGGCCGCTGGCGGCCCCTACTGGCCGGCGGCGTAATTGGGAAATTGCGGCTGCCCCTGAGCCGCCCACGCGGCCGATATGGGATCGACAAACTTCCAGGCCGCCTCCACCTCATCCCAGCGGGTGAAAAGGGTAGGGTCCCCCCGCATTACATCATAAAGCAGGCGCTCATAGGCCTCGGGGGAATTAACCCCCACCTCACAATTCTGGCAAAAATCCAGGCGGATGGGTACGATGTAATTATTATTCCCCGGCCGCTTGGCATTGAGCTGAACGTAGACGCCTTCCAGGGGCTGGACGCGGATGACCAGGAGATTGGGGCGTAATTCACCGTATTCCTTAAAATACAGGATATCCGGCAGGGATTTAAACTGGAGGATAATTTCCGTCACTTTAAGCGGCAGGCGCTTGCCCGTACGCAGGTAAAAGGGCACGCCGGCCCAGCGGAAGTTATCTATGAAAAGCTTTAAAGCGACAAACGTTTCCGTCGTGGAATCAGGGGCCACTTCCTTTTCCTGGCGGTAAGGCGGCACCATCTGCCCATCTATCTCCCCGGCACCGTACTGGCCGCGGATGGCGTTCTTGCTGACTGCCGCCGCATCCAGGGGTTTCAAAGAACGTAGCACCTTTACCTTTTCATCGCGAATAGCTTCAGTGGCCAGGCTGGCCGGTGGTTCCATGGCCACCAAAGTCACCAGTTGCAGGAGGTGGTTCTGGACCATGTCCCGCAGCGCCCCGGCGCGGTCGTAGTAGCCGCCCCGGTTCTCCACACCCACCGTTTCCGCCGAAGTAATTTGGACGTGGTCGATATATTTATTATTCCAGACCGGTTCAAAAAAAGTATTGGCAAAGCGGATGACCATGATGTTCTGGATCATTTCTTTCCCCAGGTAATGGTCAATGCGGTAAATCTCTTCTTCGCTGAAAGCCTCCCGCAGCTGGCGGTTTAATTCTGTCGCCGAAGGCAGGTCATGGCCGAAGGGTTTCTCAATAACGACCCGCTGCCAGCCCCGCGCTGGTACCAGGCCTGTTTCCTTTAAGCTCCGGATTACGGGGCCAAAGTGTTCCGGGGCCACGGCCAGGTAAAAAATGCGGTTGCCCCGGGAGCCCGCCGCCTCCTCCAGTTCCACCAGGAACTGTCCCAGGCGGGTATATCCCTCCGGGTCATAAATGTCGGTTCGGAAATAGTGCAAACGGGTGGCAAAGGGCTCAAAATAGGCGTCCAGGGAAGCGGCGCGGCGGGAAAAGGTCTCCAGGGACGGCAGTAATATCTCCTGCCGGAAGCTATCCCGGGTAAAACCGCACCGGCCCACAGCTATTACCCCAAGAGCCGGCGGCAGGAAACCATCGACAAAAAGGTTGAATAAAGCCGGGTAAAGCTTGCGCCGGGCGAGGTCCCCCGTGCCGCCAAAGATCACCAGCAAGCTGTTGTCCAACCGATCCGGGGCCATAATATCCGCCTTTCCACCAATTTCCCTACTATTTTGTGCTCCAGGCCTGGTTTTTATTTTTTATTGATAGAATCAAAAGGAGCCCGCTAAAACAGCGGACTCCTATACGTTGATTTTTTTGGAGCGGAAAACGGGATTCGAACCCGCGACCCTCGGCTTGGGAAGCCAATGCTCTACCACTGAGCTACTTCCGCTTGTGGATTTTATTTTACTCCTTTCCTTTTCTTTTGTCAAGTTAATAACGGCTCTATGTCACCGGACAGTGATATTGTCACCCTGTAAGCGGACTGAGAAAATGTCACTATGAGTAATCTCTTACCCGCCAGTCAAGGGGGGTGACATTTTCTCTGTCCCTTGACAGTTAATAACCATCTGGCTTGTCAAGCATCGACGAAAATGACCGCTAAAACCCATCTGGGCGTCTGCCAGGGAAGTGGCAAAATCAGGCCTGCAAATTTTCCTTGACAGAGGCAGTATAACCGTATATGATAAAAAACTGTGGGCCATTAGCTCAGGCGGTAGAGCACCTGACTTTTAATCAGGGTGTCGGTGGTTCGAATCCACCATGGCTCACCAAACATACGGCCCGTTGGTCAAGAGGTTAAGACACGAGCCTTTCACGCTCGTAACGGGGGTTCGATTCCCCCACGGGTCACCAATTCTGGAGCCGTAGTGTAGTGGTCTAACATGTCGGCCTGTCACGCCGAAGATCGCGGGTTCAACTCCCGTCGGCTCCGCCAGGAAAGCCAAAAGCCCCGGAAAGGGGCTTTTTGGCACCAGGCCCACCAGCTGTTACCGGTGGGCCTGGTTTTTACCGAACATCATTTTCCGGGCGTATAGACGCCACGGCTGCCCCGACTGCGGTTGCCCGAAGCAACAATTACCGCCAGGATAATAATAACGATAATAGTACCGGCAAGGATACTCACCCCGTTGGCCAGGTTTACTTTGACGGCGGTAGCAGTTGCCATCTGGGTCAAGTCGCCGTGGGCCGGGATCATCCATTTGAAGATATAGGCCTGGAGGACTGTAATGATGCTGATAATGACCGTCATCAAAATGCTAGGTACGATGGCGAAGCGGAAGAGATCACCTTCTTTACCCACATAGCCGGTAGCAGCCGTAGCCACGGCGATGGTCTGGGGGGAGATCATTTTCCCGGTGACGCCGCCGGAGGAGTTAGCAGCCACTGTCAATACCGGGTCGACGCCGATATTCTGGCCGGTAATATACTGGAGTTTTCCGAACAGGGCGTTGGCGGACGTATCACTACCGGTAATAAAAACCCCCAGCCAGCCCAGGAAAGGCGCCACAAAGGGGAAGGCCTTGCCAGTGACCGTCAGGGCTTGGCCCAGGGTGGTGCTCATGCCGGAAAAGTTGGCTATATAGGCATAACCCAGGACCATAAATATAGTGAGGACGGCGTAGCGCAGGTCGTATAAGGTCTCGCCGAAGATCCGCAGCCAGTCACCAAAGCGCATTCCCAGGATTAACATGGAAATAAAGGCGGCAAGGAGGATACCGGTGCCTGCTGCCGAAAGCCAGTTAAAGGTGAAGATGGCGTCCATGGCCTTGGAAGCACCCGCCTTGATAACAGCCTGATGCAGTCCCGGGATGGCGAACTTGACAGTAACCTGATCCAGCACAGCCTTCACCGAATTAATACCCCAGTCACCCACCATTAAGGTGAGGATAATAAAGGGCATCCAGGCCTTGAGGACGGCACCGGGCGTGTGATGGTTCCGGGTACCCTTCACTGCCGGTTCGTTGGGGAAACGCCAGATATTCCTGGGTTGCCAGACACGCAGGAACAGGAGCAGGCAGACTAGAGAAAATAGGGCGGAGATAATATTCGGTAACATGGGGCCTAAATAGTTGGCCGAAAACCACTGGCCAAGGGCAAAGGAGCCGCCGCTAACCAGGCAGGCCGGCCAGGTTTCTTTGACACCCTTCCATCCCGACATAATGGCCACGAGCCAAAAGGGAACCAGGACGGAAAGGAATATCAACTGGCGGCTAATCATTTTGCTCAAAAGCATGGAGTCGATGCCGGACACCTGGGCCAGGGTGATAACCGGTACCCCGATACCACCGAAGGCCACCGGCGCTGTGTTGGCCAGCAAGCAGATGCTGGCGGCATAAATAGGATTGAACCCCAGGCCGGCCAGCATGGCCGCGGTAATGGCCACGGGGGTGCCGAAACCGGCCGAACCCTCGAGGAAGGCGCCAAAGGAGAAGGCAATCAGGAGGGCCTGGAGGCGCCGATCTTCGGTAAGGCCGGCGATGGAATCCTTGATCACTTCGAACTGACCGGTCTTCACCGTAATCTGGTATAAAAAGACAGCGGTTACTACAATCCAGCTGATGGGGAACAGGCCGTACAGACCACCATTGAGGAAGGAAAGGACGGCCAGGCCGGCAGGCATCCGGTAACCTAAAATGGCGACAATAATTGCTACTACTACCGTCAGGAAGCCGGCAATATGACCCTTCATCCTTCGGATAGCCAGGGCATAAAACAGGAAGAGAATGGGGATAACAGCCAATAAAGCCGACAGCCCCAGGTTATTAACCGGGTCATAAACCTGTATCCAGGGCATTGTTTCATTGCCTCCTTACCATGCCATGTATTAAATTTCAAATATACTGTTATGGCATCCAGGTGTTCAGACCGGACACTTACCAAAGTGCGTTGCTGTTGACAACCGGATGCTCCCCTAACAAGGAACCTCCTTTCCCTTTAAACTACCACCGGGAGGAGAAACTGCACCCAGGCCTTTTTAGTACCTCTACCGCGTTCCACCCACTAGTATGTTTATTTATTATTTCTCCCTTTTATGTCAATTATAATCCATACAACAGTTGAATCATGGCCTCATTTTTATAAACCTTAAATATCACCAATAAAAACAGATTGGCTAATTTTTGACCCCATTATTCTTTTTGCAACTCCTTTTCGACAAAGCGCAGGTGCTGGCAGATAGCCTTCCTGGCGGCCCGGGGGTCATGGGCTTTGATGGCTTCATAAATCTGATTGTGCTGGGCAAAAAGCTTTTCCGGGTTGCCCGCGGTGGTATAAAGGCGCTGGCGGCTGGTCTTCAGGGCCTGGCGCATGGTATCGGAAACTGTATGCATCAGGCGCGCCAGGACGGAGTTGCGGGCCGCCTCGGCAATGGCCAGGTGGAAACGCAGGTCTGCCTCTTCACCCAGAATGCCCCGCTGCAGGTCATGCTCCATCTCCTTTAAAAGCTCCTCCATCTTTTCCAGGTCCTCCGGCCCGGCGCGGCGGGCCGCAAGATATGCGGCCTCGCCCTCCAGGGCCTGGCGGGCTTCCAGAAGTTCCATAGCAGCCTGGCGGTCCAGGAGCAGAGCCATGGCCAGGGGTTCAACTATGGCCCCGTTGCGGATATTCTGGACAAATGTGCCTTCTCCCGGCCTGATAACAATTACTCCCATGGCCGCCAGGGCACTCAGGGCTTCCCTGACGGAAGCACGACTGACGGCCAGGCGTTCGGACAATTCCCGTTCCGAGGGCAGGCGGTCCCCCGGTTTCAGGTTACCCTCGCCAATGAGATCTTTAATCTGCTGGACGATCTCTTCGTAGATTTTTTTAGTCCTGATAGGTCTCAGGTCCACCTGTCCCCACCTCCGGGAATAAAATCGGGGAGTTATTTACTGTTCCCGCCACCCTGCAAGTTCTCCAAGGCCGCCAGCACCTCAGCCGTATGCTTGACCTTGATAGAGCTGCCCTTCTGATCCAGGCCGCCGCGTAGCTGCAGGACGCAGCCCGGGCAGTCCGCAGCCACCACTTGCGCACCACTTTCGGTAATATTTTTCAGCTTGCGTTCCAGGATAGGGGCGCTGATCTCCGGGTACTTGATGCTATAAGAACCACCAAAACCGCAGCAGCGGTCGCTTTCCTGCATCTCTACCAGTTCCACCCCCGGCTGTTCCTTTAAAACCTGCCTGGCCACCTGGTCCAGGCCCAGGTGCCGCTTGAAATGACAAGAGTCATGATAGGTAACCTTTACTGCCCCGCTGCCGGATTTTTTAGCCTGCTTGACCTTTTTCCCCTGCCCGCCAGTTAATTCATGGACCAGCTCGGTAAAGTCTTTTACCTTCTTCGCCAGGGCCCTGGCCCGCTCCTCCCAGGCCGGTTCGCCGGCCAGGAGCTCGGGAAAGTCCTTTTTCAGGGCCACGGCGCAGGTAGGGCAGGCGGTGACCACAACATCGGCCCGGGCCTCTTCCAGCGCGGTAATATTTTGTTTGGCCAACTTCACCGCCGTCTCCCGATCGCCGGCATAAACTGCCGGGGCACCGCAGCAGGCCTGGCCCTGGGGAAATGTTACCTGCACCCCTTCCCGCCCCAGCACTTTATAAACAGCCTCACCGATCTCCGGGTAGGCAAAGTCAATTACGCAACCGCTGTAAAAGGCGGCCTTGAGACGCGGCCTGCCGGTACGGGCCTCCAGGCGTTTGACCCGGTCCCGCAGGGGCTCCTTAGCAATGGCCGGCAGGCTGCGGCCGGAGGTCAAGTTGCTGAAGAAGAGAGGCAGGTGCCGGATCAGGGGCTGGCCGTGGGTTACCGGACCCTGGAGGCGGGAGGCCGCCCGCAGGAGGGTGTGCATCAGCTTCGGTTTAGCCACTATGCCGTGGAGGGCGATCCGGTAGCCGCTGGAAAGCCCCTGCTTCGTGACGACCCGCTCCCGAAGCTTCAACACCAAATCGGGGATATTAATCTTTGCCGGGCAGACCTCGGCACAGCGCCGGCAGCCGATACACAGGCTCTGGGGGTCGACGGCGTCTTCCAGGGAATTGAAGAAGGCCGTGAGGACACTGCCGATACCGCCGTTGTAAATATAACCATAGACCTGGCCGCTGACCAGCTGGAAGACCGGGCAGACGTTGGTGCAGGAGGCGCAGCGGATACACTGCAGGGCCTCCTTGAAGACCGGGTCGGCGGCCATCCTGGTGCGCCCGTTGTCCAGAAGAACGACGTGCAGTTCCTTAATACCCTCGCCTTCGCCCCGCCAGGCCGGCACCGGACCGGTGATCATGGTTACGTAACTGGTAATGGGCTGAGCCGTACCGCTGCGGGGCAGGGCCTCAAGGATGGGAACAATATCTTTAATGCTGGGCACCAGCTTCTCGTAGCCGACAATGGCCACGTGAACCGGTGGTACAGTAGTAGTCAAGCGGGCGTTGCCTTCATTGGTGCAGAGGACAATGGTCCCCGTTTCAGCCACGGCAATGTTGGCGCCGCTGATGCCCATGCCGGCAGTCAGAAATTTTTTCCTCAACTCCCGGCGGGCGATACGGACCATATTTTTAATATCAGGTTCTACCGGTTCACCCAGGTAACGGCTGAAGACCCGGGCGACCTCCTCCTTGGGGAGGTGAATGGCCGGCATGACCATATGGGAAGGCCTCTCCCCGGGCATGAGCTGGAGGATCCACTCGGCCAGGTCGGTTTCGTAGGGATTGATACCCCGTTCCTGGAGGAATTCGTTCAGGTGGATCTCTTCCGAAGCAAAGGACTTGGACTTGACGATTTCTGTAACGCCGTGTTCTTTAGCTACCTGGTAGATATATTCCCTGGCGGCCGCTGCGTCCTTAGCTCGGAACACCTTGCCGCCTCGGGCCTCCACCGCCCGGCTGAACCGGTCGGCCAGTTCCTCGTAACGGCCGGCGGCATCAGCCTTGATAGCGGCAATCCTCTGCCTTAAGGATTCAAAATCCCGGCCGGCATAAACCTCTTCCCGGGAAACTACATAGGAATCGGCAAAGCGACCAAGGGCTCCCCGCAGGCTGGCGTTATTCAGGGCCTGCCGGATACGTTGCTTGAATTCTTTACCGGCCACGGCTGGCACCTCCGTTTTCGCCTACCAGGATGATGAACAGCCTCTCTGGCCCATGAACACCTACGGTCAGGCTGCGTTCTATGTCGGCCGTGCGGCTGGGACCGGTAACCAGGGTGAAATAGCCGGGCCAAGGGCCCCGCTCCAAATAGGCGTCGATTACTTCGGTCAAATTGGCCCGGACCCTCTCCGCCGCGAGCAGGGCCACGCAAGTCAGGGGTAACATAGCTGCCAGGCGGGTTTTCAGGTCGGTGGCGTCCATGGCCAGGGTCCCTGTCTCGGCGATACCGTACTCAAACTCGACGATACCAGTATCGGCCTGACGGGCAAATTCCGGTCCGTCCTTTTCAACGTTGAATCCTGCCCCGGCCAGGGCCGCCTCCACCCCGGCTGTTTTCACCAGGGGGGAGTCCACCAGGGCAATCTTTGATCCCAGGGGACGTAAAACCTCCACCAGTTTAGCGCCAATTTCGCCCGGACGGGCTGCCTGGATCACCCGGGCGCCCATGGCTTCGGCCTGGCTGGTGAAGGAAGTAATGAGTTCCTGAGATTTCAAATATGACCCTCCCCGTAAATAGAGGCGTGAAGCTAATTGGCGGTAATACCGTAAGCCTGTTCTAGAAGTTGGACTACGTGGAAGACACTGGGGGACAGGCCGGCCTGGGCCAGGCCGTCTTCCAGTTGCATGCGGCAGGCCGGGCAGGCGGTGACCACCGTACCGGCGCCGGTGGCCTTGATAGCTGCCACTTTGTGGGCCTGGACCTGCATGGAAACATCGTAATTAGTCAGGCTGAAGGAACCGGCACTGCCGCAGCAGCGATCGGCATTCTTCATTTCCACCACTTCCACCCCCGAGATGGAACCCAGGATTTGCCGCGGCTGGCGGCTAATCCCCTGGCCCCGCACCAGGTGGCAGGGATCGTGGTAAGTCACCTTTAAAGGCAGACTGCCGGTCGGCACGCGGTAATCAATCTCCACCAGGAATTCATTGATGTCCCGGGCCTTTCTGGCCATCTGCCCGGCAACCTCCCCCAGGGGGCCGTTATCCATGAGGCTGGGATAGTATTGCTTCCAGGCCTCGCCACAGGTAGCGCAGACAGTGACCAGGTAGTCAAAGTTATATCCCTGAAAAATAT
It encodes the following:
- the ldhH gene encoding L-lactate dehydrogenase (quinone) large subunit LdhH — translated: MAGKEFKQRIRQALNNASLRGALGRFADSYVVSREEVYAGRDFESLRQRIAAIKADAAGRYEELADRFSRAVEARGGKVFRAKDAAAAREYIYQVAKEHGVTEIVKSKSFASEEIHLNEFLQERGINPYETDLAEWILQLMPGERPSHMVMPAIHLPKEEVARVFSRYLGEPVEPDIKNMVRIARRELRKKFLTAGMGISGANIAVAETGTIVLCTNEGNARLTTTVPPVHVAIVGYEKLVPSIKDIVPILEALPRSGTAQPITSYVTMITGPVPAWRGEGEGIKELHVVLLDNGRTRMAADPVFKEALQCIRCASCTNVCPVFQLVSGQVYGYIYNGGIGSVLTAFFNSLEDAVDPQSLCIGCRRCAEVCPAKINIPDLVLKLRERVVTKQGLSSGYRIALHGIVAKPKLMHTLLRAASRLQGPVTHGQPLIRHLPLFFSNLTSGRSLPAIAKEPLRDRVKRLEARTGRPRLKAAFYSGCVIDFAYPEIGEAVYKVLGREGVQVTFPQGQACCGAPAVYAGDRETAVKLAKQNITALEEARADVVVTACPTCAVALKKDFPELLAGEPAWEERARALAKKVKDFTELVHELTGGQGKKVKQAKKSGSGAVKVTYHDSCHFKRHLGLDQVARQVLKEQPGVELVEMQESDRCCGFGGSYSIKYPEISAPILERKLKNITESGAQVVAADCPGCVLQLRGGLDQKGSSIKVKHTAEVLAALENLQGGGNSK
- a CDS encoding LutC/YkgG family protein, with the protein product MKSQELITSFTSQAEAMGARVIQAARPGEIGAKLVEVLRPLGSKIALVDSPLVKTAGVEAALAGAGFNVEKDGPEFARQADTGIVEFEYGIAETGTLAMDATDLKTRLAAMLPLTCVALLAAERVRANLTEVIDAYLERGPWPGYFTLVTGPSRTADIERSLTVGVHGPERLFIILVGENGGASRGR